From a single Oceanobacillus kimchii X50 genomic region:
- a CDS encoding uroporphyrinogen-III synthase → MSHSLRGKSVLITREEQQAEVFAKQIESFGGKPMVVPLLSIQYKSDVKSPIWMQLKKYRWIFFTSSNGVHGFFHYLHHLGIKFPSDIKVGIVGSKTKLALNEYGLKPDFIPSIFDAETMAKEFIENDHREQPILIVRGNLSREIIPNEFSYHNISFDTIDVYETTYRYEAKHELEKTIKNVDFVTLTSPSTVMALMELVEDIPSSCDYICIGTTTEAKAEKLKLPNRHVPSEFTTDAMIEVMIDLVEERV, encoded by the coding sequence ATGAGTCACTCTCTTCGAGGAAAGAGTGTTTTGATTACTAGAGAAGAACAACAAGCAGAAGTTTTTGCTAAACAGATTGAAAGTTTCGGTGGTAAGCCAATGGTTGTTCCACTTTTGTCTATACAATATAAAAGTGATGTAAAAAGTCCGATTTGGATGCAATTAAAAAAATATCGTTGGATTTTTTTTACTAGTTCAAATGGAGTTCACGGTTTTTTTCATTATCTACATCATTTGGGTATTAAATTTCCGTCCGATATAAAAGTTGGTATTGTAGGATCAAAAACGAAACTCGCTTTAAATGAATACGGATTGAAACCAGATTTTATTCCTTCTATATTTGATGCAGAAACAATGGCAAAAGAGTTTATAGAAAATGATCATAGAGAACAACCAATATTAATTGTCAGAGGAAATCTTTCCAGAGAGATTATTCCAAATGAATTTTCTTATCATAATATTTCCTTTGATACAATCGACGTTTATGAAACTACGTATCGTTATGAAGCAAAGCATGAATTAGAGAAGACAATTAAGAATGTAGACTTTGTTACACTAACAAGTCCTTCAACAGTAATGGCATTGATGGAGCTAGTTGAAGATATACCATCTTCATGTGATTATATTTGTATTGGAACAACTACAGAAGCGAAAGCAGAAAAATTAAAATTACCAAATCGTCATGTTCCTAGTGAATTTACTACGGATGCAATGATAGAAGTTATGATTGATTTGGTTGAGGAAAGGGTGTAA
- the hemC gene encoding hydroxymethylbilane synthase, which produces MRKIIVGTRKSNLALTQTEWVIDQLKKAGVKNEFEIKKIVTKGDRILDVTLSKVGGKGLFVKEIEKAMYDKEIDFAVHSMKDMPAAIPEGLTISSIPKREDHRDAYLAKDNILLQDLPEGATVGTSSLRRGAQILAERPDLTIKWIRGNIETRIRKLQEEDYDAIILAVSGLKRVGLSEELITEYLEPEVCVPAVGQGALAIESREDDKELTNIVKKIHDAYTAKTVSAERTFLHLLEGGCQVPIGGYAYLDGDEIVLTALVGTPDGTTILKETVRGTEPTEVGKEAAELLINQGAKEIVDRVKEEMDQ; this is translated from the coding sequence ATGAGGAAAATTATTGTTGGCACAAGAAAAAGTAATCTTGCTTTAACTCAAACAGAATGGGTTATTGATCAGTTGAAAAAAGCTGGCGTAAAAAATGAATTTGAAATAAAGAAGATTGTTACAAAAGGAGATAGGATTCTAGATGTAACTTTATCTAAGGTTGGTGGTAAAGGTCTATTTGTTAAAGAAATAGAAAAAGCAATGTATGATAAAGAAATTGATTTTGCAGTACATAGTATGAAAGACATGCCAGCTGCAATACCAGAAGGACTTACAATATCATCCATTCCTAAACGTGAAGACCATCGTGATGCCTATCTTGCAAAAGACAATATTCTCTTGCAAGACCTTCCTGAAGGTGCCACTGTAGGTACAAGTAGTTTACGTCGTGGAGCACAGATTTTAGCAGAGCGTCCTGATTTAACTATAAAATGGATTAGAGGAAATATTGAAACTCGAATCCGTAAACTTCAAGAAGAAGATTATGATGCAATTATTCTTGCAGTTTCTGGATTGAAACGAGTAGGACTAAGTGAAGAATTAATTACAGAATACTTGGAACCAGAGGTGTGTGTTCCTGCGGTAGGACAAGGTGCACTAGCAATTGAAAGTAGAGAAGATGACAAAGAACTTACAAATATTGTTAAAAAAATTCACGATGCTTATACAGCGAAGACTGTAAGTGCAGAAAGAACGTTTCTTCATTTACTAGAAGGCGGATGCCAAGTTCCAATTGGAGGTTACGCGTATTTAGACGGGGATGAGATAGTGTTAACTGCCTTAGTAGGAACACCAGATGGAACAACAATCTTAAAAGAGACAGTTCGGGGTACAGAACCTACTGAAGTTGGTAAAGAAGCGGCAGAATTATTAATAAATCAAGGTGCAAAAGAAATCGTTGATCGGGTAAAAGAGGAGATGGATCAGTAA
- a CDS encoding valine--tRNA ligase: protein MEQDKGNKQSLPPKYNPKEVEQGRYQFWLDGKFFEATGDPDKEPYSIVIPPPNVTGRLHLGHAWDTSMQDTITRMKRMQGYDVLWLPGMDHAGIATQAKVEARLKESGTNRYELGREKFLEKAWEWKEEYASFIRSQWEKLGLGLDYSRERFTLDKGLSDAVREVFVKLYEKGLIYRGEYIINWDPSTKTALSDIEVIYEEVQGKFYHMRYPIKGSDETIEIATTRPETMLGDTAVAVHPKDERYQHLIGKTVILPIVGREIEIVADDYVDMELGSGAVKITPAHDPNDFEIGNRHQLERILVMNEDGSMNENAGKYQGLDRFECRKQIVNDLQEQEVLFEIEERSHQVGHSERSGAVVEPYLSTQWFVKMDPLSKSALDMQADAHQKVNFVPDRFERTYFNWMDNIRDWCISRQLWWGHRIPAWYHKETNEIYVGKEAPADIENWEQDEDVLDTWFSSALWPFSTMGWPNEDSADLKRYFPTNVLVTGYDIIFFWVARMIFQSKEFMDEKPFEDTLLHGLIRDADGRKMSKSLGNGVDPMDVIEKYGADSLRYFLMTGSTPGQDLRFHWEKVESTWNFANKVWNASRFSIMNLEGFTYEDIDLTGNLSLPDRWILARLNETIEQVTRNSNKYEFGEAGRHLYNFIWDEFCDWYIEMAKLSLYGEDEDKKKTTRSVLAHVLDQTMRMLHPFMPFITEEIWQQLPHEGPSITVSKWPEVNAEFEDSQAVQEMQRLVSIIRSVRNSRAEVDTPMSKQIKMLIKTENELLTTELEKNRDYLERFCNLSELSISTDIEAPDKAMTSVVTGAEIFLPLEGLIDFEKEIKRLENELIKWTKEVERVQKKLSNQGFVSKAPEAVVEEEKRKEKDYLDKQAKVKTRLSELK, encoded by the coding sequence ATGGAACAGGACAAAGGGAACAAGCAATCACTTCCTCCAAAGTATAATCCTAAGGAAGTAGAACAAGGACGCTATCAATTTTGGTTAGATGGAAAGTTTTTTGAAGCAACTGGAGATCCTGATAAGGAGCCATATTCAATCGTTATTCCACCTCCAAATGTAACTGGGCGTTTACATTTAGGGCATGCATGGGATACGTCAATGCAAGATACGATTACACGAATGAAGCGTATGCAAGGATATGATGTATTATGGCTTCCTGGAATGGACCATGCTGGAATTGCCACTCAAGCAAAAGTTGAGGCAAGATTAAAAGAATCAGGCACGAATCGTTATGAATTAGGTCGTGAGAAATTTTTAGAAAAAGCATGGGAATGGAAAGAAGAATACGCTAGTTTTATTCGTTCACAATGGGAAAAACTTGGGCTAGGTCTAGATTACTCAAGAGAACGTTTTACATTAGATAAGGGATTGTCTGATGCGGTTCGAGAAGTGTTTGTTAAGTTATATGAGAAAGGGCTCATTTATCGTGGTGAATATATAATTAACTGGGATCCGTCCACGAAGACAGCTCTATCGGATATTGAAGTAATTTACGAAGAAGTTCAAGGAAAGTTTTATCATATGCGCTACCCAATTAAAGGTAGTGATGAAACTATTGAAATTGCTACAACACGCCCAGAAACGATGCTAGGAGATACAGCAGTTGCTGTTCATCCGAAAGATGAGCGGTATCAGCATCTAATCGGTAAGACAGTTATTTTGCCTATCGTCGGAAGAGAAATAGAAATTGTAGCAGACGATTATGTTGATATGGAACTTGGTTCTGGTGCAGTAAAAATAACACCTGCACATGATCCGAATGATTTTGAAATAGGTAACAGACATCAATTAGAACGTATTCTAGTGATGAATGAAGATGGATCTATGAATGAAAATGCTGGGAAATATCAAGGATTAGATCGTTTTGAATGTCGTAAACAAATCGTAAATGATCTTCAGGAACAAGAAGTATTGTTCGAAATTGAAGAGCGTTCCCATCAGGTAGGCCATTCTGAACGTAGTGGAGCAGTAGTTGAACCTTATCTTTCAACACAGTGGTTTGTTAAAATGGATCCATTATCAAAATCAGCATTAGATATGCAAGCAGATGCCCATCAAAAAGTAAACTTTGTTCCGGATAGATTTGAACGGACTTATTTTAATTGGATGGATAATATTCGCGATTGGTGTATTTCTCGTCAATTATGGTGGGGACATCGAATTCCAGCTTGGTATCATAAAGAAACAAACGAAATATATGTAGGTAAAGAGGCACCGGCAGATATTGAAAATTGGGAACAAGACGAAGATGTGTTAGATACATGGTTCTCATCTGCGTTATGGCCATTTTCAACGATGGGATGGCCAAATGAAGATTCTGCTGATTTAAAACGTTACTTCCCTACGAATGTATTAGTAACAGGTTATGACATTATTTTCTTCTGGGTAGCGAGAATGATTTTCCAATCCAAAGAATTCATGGATGAAAAACCATTTGAAGATACGTTATTACACGGACTTATTCGTGATGCAGATGGGAGAAAAATGAGTAAGTCGCTTGGAAATGGAGTAGACCCGATGGATGTAATTGAGAAGTACGGAGCAGATTCGTTACGTTATTTCTTAATGACAGGGTCAACACCAGGGCAAGATTTACGTTTCCACTGGGAAAAAGTTGAGTCTACATGGAACTTTGCAAATAAAGTATGGAATGCATCACGTTTTTCTATCATGAACTTGGAAGGCTTCACTTATGAAGATATTGATTTAACGGGAAATCTATCTCTCCCAGATCGATGGATTCTAGCAAGATTGAATGAAACCATTGAACAAGTTACAAGAAACTCAAACAAGTATGAATTTGGCGAAGCTGGTCGACATTTATACAACTTTATTTGGGATGAATTTTGTGATTGGTATATAGAAATGGCAAAATTATCACTCTACGGAGAAGATGAAGACAAGAAAAAGACAACTCGTTCTGTTCTTGCTCACGTGCTTGATCAAACGATGCGTATGTTGCATCCGTTTATGCCTTTTATTACAGAAGAAATCTGGCAACAGTTGCCTCATGAGGGACCGTCGATTACAGTTAGTAAGTGGCCAGAGGTTAATGCTGAATTTGAGGATTCTCAAGCAGTACAAGAGATGCAACGCTTAGTATCCATTATTCGTTCGGTACGTAATAGTCGTGCAGAAGTAGATACTCCAATGTCGAAGCAAATTAAAATGCTTATAAAAACAGAAAATGAACTATTAACTACGGAGTTGGAGAAAAATAGAGATTATTTAGAGCGTTTTTGCAATCTGAGTGAATTGTCTATATCCACAGATATAGAAGCTCCCGATAAAGCAATGACCTCAGTAGTAACAGGAGCAGAAATATTCCTTCCGCTAGAAGGACTAATTGATTTTGAGAAAGAAATTAAACGATTAGAAAATGAGCTTATAAAATGGACGAAAGAAGTGGAACGAGTACAGAAAAAACTATCTAACCAAGGTTTTGTAAGTAAAGCACCAGAAGCCGTGGTAGAAGAAGAAAAACGAAAAGAGAAAGATTATTTAGATAAACAAGCAAAAGTGAAGACACGTTTATCTGAACTGAAATAG
- the ysxE gene encoding spore coat protein YsxE, which produces MEILKEVLGHYSIYPLEIEKVSSRLFRVHDGMRDYALKRSYLNENTIESWVSIYHVASEKNISEILPVYVTKDGSLYQKHEHFYYYLTPWVDIPRNMDINYQIESTMQTLALIHKKTKQTERIQIDKMKKDFEGFQSFCRNIPDSLKENIVHFESRRYMSPFELIACSQYKGVVHASELLQNKMNAIFELEEESVSWSKSLCHGKLEPSHCRGGYLLNWEEASFDHPSSDIANYFQHITGHYDQPIEEMQQAFKLYRKTNHLTVKEMHLLTINLLNPAHYIRVVQNYTEQRTKKSMLEQTRELQQHFRRLQFGMKWVDFIQEEYETINVDTN; this is translated from the coding sequence GTGGAGATACTAAAAGAAGTACTCGGACATTACAGCATTTATCCTTTAGAAATCGAAAAAGTTTCAAGTCGACTTTTTCGAGTACATGATGGAATGCGGGACTACGCTCTAAAGCGAAGCTATCTTAATGAAAATACCATCGAATCATGGGTTAGTATTTATCATGTTGCTAGCGAAAAAAATATCTCTGAAATCCTACCTGTTTATGTAACGAAAGACGGTTCACTTTATCAAAAACATGAACATTTTTATTATTATTTAACTCCATGGGTTGATATTCCTAGAAACATGGATATTAATTATCAGATCGAGAGTACAATGCAAACACTAGCCTTAATCCACAAAAAAACGAAGCAAACAGAACGCATTCAGATCGATAAAATGAAAAAGGACTTTGAAGGATTCCAATCATTTTGTAGAAATATTCCAGATAGTCTGAAAGAAAATATTGTTCACTTTGAAAGCAGAAGATACATGTCACCTTTTGAATTAATTGCATGTTCTCAGTATAAAGGTGTCGTACACGCTTCTGAGTTACTTCAAAACAAAATGAATGCTATATTTGAACTGGAAGAAGAGAGTGTTTCTTGGTCAAAAAGTTTATGTCATGGAAAATTAGAACCATCACATTGCAGGGGTGGATATTTATTGAATTGGGAAGAAGCAAGTTTTGACCATCCTTCTAGTGATATTGCTAACTATTTTCAACATATTACTGGACATTATGACCAACCAATTGAAGAAATGCAGCAAGCTTTTAAGTTATATCGTAAAACGAATCATCTTACAGTAAAAGAAATGCATTTGTTAACTATAAATTTATTAAATCCCGCTCATTATATACGTGTTGTTCAAAATTATACAGAGCAAAGAACTAAAAAATCCATGTTGGAACAAACGAGAGAACTTCAACAACACTTTAGACGATTACAATTTGGTATGAAATGGGTCGATTTTATACAAGAAGAGTACGAAACGATAAATGTTGATACAAATTAA
- a CDS encoding cytochrome C assembly family protein, producing the protein MVEMKWLYELLLLLYSFSLIGFMIDFIHTNRKAVRIAFWLLSMVWVIQTVFFFYHVFDEKAFPVATVIDGLYFYSWILIGLSLVIYLLYSIRSIVLFINGFAYILMLMYMTAHADTQFPGGTIQFAQEMLIAHITLALISYSLFTIGFFLSCMYYIQYDLLKKKQGYQWMSRFGDLQTLDKLTFKINRIGVPVLLIAIILGIVWAYVSNWPFIWFDMKTIGSFVVLVMYIIFLFMRVLGYRGKGIALYNIVSFLVLLINFFLSSTLSNFHY; encoded by the coding sequence ATGGTTGAAATGAAATGGCTATACGAATTATTGTTACTGCTATATAGCTTTAGTCTTATTGGATTTATGATTGATTTTATTCATACGAACCGGAAAGCGGTACGAATTGCTTTCTGGTTGCTTTCAATGGTTTGGGTTATTCAAACCGTTTTTTTCTTTTATCATGTTTTTGATGAGAAGGCGTTTCCGGTAGCTACAGTTATAGATGGTTTATATTTTTACTCATGGATATTGATTGGTTTATCTTTGGTGATTTATCTGTTATATTCTATTCGTTCTATTGTTCTATTTATTAACGGATTTGCTTATATACTAATGCTAATGTATATGACCGCTCATGCTGACACACAATTTCCAGGTGGAACAATTCAGTTTGCACAAGAAATGTTGATAGCTCATATAACATTGGCACTGATTTCATATAGTCTATTTACGATTGGATTCTTTCTATCGTGTATGTATTATATACAGTATGACCTACTTAAAAAAAAGCAGGGCTATCAGTGGATGTCTCGATTTGGTGATCTTCAAACACTAGATAAACTAACCTTTAAAATAAATCGTATTGGAGTACCCGTATTGTTAATTGCTATAATATTAGGGATTGTATGGGCTTATGTTTCTAATTGGCCATTCATATGGTTTGATATGAAAACAATCGGCTCCTTTGTCGTTTTAGTTATGTATATAATCTTTTTGTTTATGCGGGTTTTAGGCTATCGAGGAAAGGGCATAGCTTTGTATAATATTGTTTCGTTTTTGGTATTATTAATTAATTTTTTCCTATCCAGTACGTTATCAAACTTTCATTACTAG
- the hemL gene encoding glutamate-1-semialdehyde 2,1-aminomutase, whose product MSLNHSIDAYEEAVDLMPGGVNSPVRAFKSVGMNPVFMKEGKGSKIVDIDNNEYIDYVLSWGPLILGHSDERVVKKLQDITAKGTSFGAPTLLENDLAKLVIDRVPSIEMVRMVNSGTEATMSAIRLARGYTSRDLIIKFEGSYHGHGDSLLIKAGSGVATLGLPDSPGVPENIAKNTITVPYNDTDSLKLAFEHYGDRIAAVIMEPVCGNMGVVPPKDGFLQDVRDITEENGSLLIFDEVMTGFRVGYHSAQGHYEVIPDLTCLGKVIGGGLPVGAYGGKREIMEQIAPTGPIYQAGTLSGNPLAMTAGYETLSALSKESYEDINNKVDKLVKGFKEAAEKFDISIHINRAGSMVGVFFTDEEVINFETAQTSNLDYFAQYYRSMVNEGIFLPPSQFEGLFLSTAHTDEDIEKTIKAIHKAFQQIEK is encoded by the coding sequence ATGTCACTCAATCACTCAATTGATGCGTATGAAGAAGCTGTTGATTTAATGCCAGGTGGGGTTAACTCACCAGTAAGAGCATTTAAATCTGTTGGTATGAACCCTGTTTTTATGAAAGAAGGAAAGGGTTCTAAAATAGTAGATATTGATAACAATGAATATATTGACTATGTTTTAAGCTGGGGACCACTAATTCTTGGTCACTCTGATGAGCGTGTAGTTAAAAAGCTTCAAGATATTACTGCTAAAGGAACAAGTTTTGGGGCGCCAACACTATTAGAGAATGATTTAGCTAAACTAGTAATTGATCGTGTTCCTTCAATTGAAATGGTTCGAATGGTCAACTCAGGTACAGAAGCAACGATGAGTGCTATTCGATTGGCTCGAGGATACACGAGTAGAGATTTAATCATAAAGTTTGAAGGGAGTTATCATGGTCATGGAGACTCCCTGCTTATAAAAGCAGGATCAGGTGTGGCAACTCTTGGATTACCTGATAGCCCTGGAGTACCTGAAAATATTGCAAAGAATACTATTACTGTACCTTACAATGATACAGATAGTTTAAAATTAGCTTTTGAACATTATGGTGATCGTATTGCAGCGGTAATTATGGAGCCGGTATGTGGAAATATGGGAGTAGTTCCACCGAAAGATGGTTTCTTACAAGATGTTCGTGATATTACTGAAGAAAATGGTTCTTTATTAATTTTTGATGAAGTAATGACTGGATTTAGAGTTGGTTATCATAGTGCACAAGGTCATTATGAAGTGATACCTGATTTAACTTGTTTAGGAAAAGTAATCGGTGGTGGATTACCAGTTGGAGCTTATGGTGGTAAGCGCGAAATTATGGAACAGATTGCTCCTACAGGTCCTATATACCAAGCTGGTACACTATCAGGGAACCCATTAGCTATGACAGCAGGATATGAGACATTATCTGCTTTATCAAAAGAGTCCTATGAAGATATCAATAATAAAGTGGATAAGTTAGTGAAAGGTTTTAAAGAAGCTGCAGAGAAGTTTGATATCTCAATCCACATTAATCGAGCAGGTTCAATGGTTGGAGTATTTTTCACGGATGAAGAAGTAATTAACTTTGAGACAGCACAAACCTCAAATCTTGATTACTTTGCACAGTATTATCGTTCGATGGTTAATGAAGGCATTTTCTTGCCACCTTCTCAGTTTGAAGGGTTATTCCTCTCCACTGCTCATACTGATGAGGATATAGAAAAAACTATTAAAGCTATTCATAAAGCTTTTCAACAAATAGAAAAATAA
- the spoVID gene encoding stage VI sporulation protein D: MSTDSNAFTFELEESLFFEKGQEVEEIRGISLEPEISIHAYEDYILIRGAIELQGEYQKVPYTEIEEETLDFDQIQSKRYVEKIEEINGLYLFSHTFPVEISVPPYRVANLDDVTVQIESFDYELLEEDQLKVYASIDIKGIQQDNNLEAESAREDSEEEDSFSFEIEHPIQEDATVNLERTVENKDENEHSNDDDPDRWKVKSQPLSEYFQSISEVEASPEEEEDDEYVEETDYEVNDDQEEKVLDILDNEESPEDVTYLSDIFRNAEEEQYTKMRLCIVQEDDTIETIAQRFAISPLQLIKHNQLESDFEVNQGQLLYIPPK; the protein is encoded by the coding sequence TTGTCGACTGATTCCAATGCTTTTACATTTGAATTAGAAGAATCCTTGTTCTTTGAAAAAGGACAGGAAGTGGAGGAAATCAGAGGAATATCTTTGGAACCAGAGATATCTATTCATGCTTATGAAGACTATATTTTAATTCGTGGTGCGATTGAACTGCAAGGTGAATATCAAAAAGTTCCTTATACAGAAATAGAAGAAGAAACATTAGATTTTGATCAAATTCAATCCAAACGCTATGTAGAAAAAATTGAGGAAATAAACGGATTATATTTATTTTCTCACACTTTTCCAGTAGAAATTTCTGTCCCGCCATATCGAGTAGCTAATCTTGATGATGTGACGGTTCAAATTGAGTCATTTGACTATGAATTATTGGAAGAAGATCAATTAAAAGTATATGCTTCTATAGATATTAAAGGTATACAACAAGATAATAATTTAGAAGCAGAATCAGCCAGGGAAGACTCAGAAGAAGAGGATTCGTTTTCTTTTGAAATAGAACATCCAATCCAAGAAGATGCAACAGTAAATCTAGAGAGAACAGTGGAAAATAAAGATGAAAATGAACATTCAAATGATGATGACCCTGATCGATGGAAGGTCAAGTCACAACCGCTATCAGAGTACTTTCAAAGTATCTCGGAAGTAGAAGCATCACCGGAAGAAGAAGAAGATGATGAGTATGTAGAAGAAACTGATTATGAAGTTAATGATGATCAGGAAGAGAAAGTTCTTGATATTCTCGATAATGAAGAGAGTCCGGAAGATGTAACCTATTTGTCTGATATATTCCGTAATGCAGAAGAAGAACAGTATACAAAAATGCGTCTTTGTATTGTTCAAGAGGATGATACAATAGAAACCATTGCACAGAGGTTTGCTATTAGTCCTTTACAATTAATCAAACATAATCAATTAGAGTCAGATTTTGAAGTGAATCAAGGTCAATTACTGTATATCCCTCCAAAATAA
- the hemB gene encoding porphobilinogen synthase — MEQLLSFKRHRRLRSSTSMRSLVRETHLRPTDFIYPIFVIEGSNIKNEIPSMPGIYQLSFDHLLEEVNEAYELGIRSIILFGVVSDKDEIGSEAFHDHGIIQEATRMIKKDFPDILVVADTCLCEYTSHGHCGVIQNQDVDNDASLELLAKTAVSQAKAGADIIAPSNMMDGFVVVIRQALDEAGFSHIPIMSYAVKYASAFYGPFRDAADSTPQFGDRKTYQMDPANRLEAIREASSDVEEGADLLIVKPAMSYLDIVREVRNNFDVPVVAYNVSGEYSMVKAAAQNGWIDEKALVMEKLTSMKRAGSDLIISYFAKDVAKWLQESN, encoded by the coding sequence ATGGAACAACTATTATCATTTAAACGGCATCGTCGTTTACGTTCATCTACGTCTATGCGTTCATTAGTACGAGAAACTCACTTAAGACCTACTGATTTTATTTATCCTATATTTGTTATTGAAGGTTCAAACATAAAAAATGAAATACCTTCAATGCCAGGAATTTATCAGTTATCCTTTGATCATTTATTAGAAGAAGTTAACGAAGCATATGAATTAGGTATACGTTCAATTATCTTGTTTGGTGTAGTATCTGATAAAGATGAGATAGGTTCGGAAGCATTTCATGATCATGGGATTATCCAAGAGGCTACACGTATGATTAAGAAAGATTTTCCAGATATATTAGTTGTAGCAGATACTTGTTTATGTGAGTACACTTCTCATGGTCACTGTGGCGTGATACAGAACCAAGATGTGGATAATGATGCTTCATTAGAATTATTAGCTAAAACCGCTGTCTCACAGGCTAAAGCTGGTGCGGATATTATTGCACCATCTAATATGATGGATGGATTTGTGGTCGTAATTCGTCAAGCTTTAGATGAAGCAGGGTTTAGTCATATTCCAATCATGTCGTATGCAGTTAAATATGCTTCTGCATTTTATGGTCCATTTAGAGACGCTGCTGATAGTACTCCTCAGTTTGGAGATCGTAAAACGTATCAAATGGATCCTGCAAATCGCTTAGAAGCTATTCGCGAGGCAAGTTCGGATGTAGAAGAAGGCGCTGATTTGTTAATAGTGAAGCCTGCGATGTCTTATCTTGATATTGTTCGTGAGGTTCGTAATAACTTTGATGTGCCAGTAGTAGCATACAATGTTAGTGGGGAATACTCCATGGTAAAAGCTGCTGCACAAAATGGATGGATTGATGAAAAAGCATTAGTAATGGAGAAACTTACATCAATGAAGCGAGCAGGATCTGATTTAATTATTTCGTATTTTGCTAAAGATGTTGCAAAATGGTTACAGGAATCAAATTAA
- the hemA gene encoding glutamyl-tRNA reductase: protein MHILKVGFNYKTTPVDIREKFTFSEESLQDAMVKLKNQKSILEDVIISTCNRTEIYAVVDQLHTGRYYIKQFLSDWFGIEKEEFSTYLRITEDDGAMEHLFRVSTGLDSMVLGETQILGQVKQAFLNSQQVNTTGTIFNELFKQAITFGKRAHKETAIGEHAVSISYAAVELAKKIFGDLQEKHVAILGAGKMGELAAKNIQGSGATKITVVNRTLENAVEMAEKFNADVESIDQLPIILQQADILISSTGANSIVVTKEMMEKVQKQRKGRALFLVDIAVPRDMDPAISDLENVFLYDIDNLQHIVDDNLETRKQAAEKIEMLIEEEIVTFKEWLKTLGVIPVISALRQKALTIQSETMQSIERKIPNLTDRERKVLNKHTKSIINQLLKEPVTQAKEFAGKDNAEESLQLFIDIFGIEDEVKEELVKQAKKNETLMKIAKEESSSFPMIEKITTA, encoded by the coding sequence GTGCATATTCTAAAAGTTGGGTTTAATTACAAAACAACCCCTGTTGATATTAGGGAAAAATTTACATTCTCTGAAGAGTCATTGCAAGATGCGATGGTGAAATTGAAAAATCAAAAAAGCATATTAGAAGATGTAATTATCTCTACATGCAATCGTACGGAGATTTACGCGGTTGTAGATCAACTTCATACTGGCAGATATTATATAAAGCAGTTTTTATCTGATTGGTTTGGTATTGAAAAAGAAGAATTCTCTACTTATCTAAGAATTACAGAAGATGATGGAGCAATGGAGCATTTGTTTCGAGTATCTACTGGTTTAGATTCCATGGTACTAGGAGAAACGCAAATTCTTGGCCAAGTGAAACAAGCCTTCTTAAATTCACAACAAGTTAATACTACGGGGACCATCTTTAATGAGCTATTTAAACAAGCTATTACTTTTGGAAAGCGTGCGCATAAGGAAACGGCGATTGGAGAACACGCAGTTTCTATTAGTTATGCAGCAGTGGAATTAGCAAAGAAAATTTTTGGCGATTTGCAAGAAAAACATGTGGCTATTCTGGGCGCAGGAAAAATGGGAGAGTTAGCAGCAAAAAACATCCAAGGTTCTGGTGCTACAAAAATTACTGTAGTAAATCGTACACTTGAAAATGCAGTAGAAATGGCTGAAAAGTTTAATGCAGATGTTGAGAGTATAGATCAACTTCCAATTATCCTTCAACAGGCTGATATTTTAATCAGTTCTACTGGTGCAAATTCAATTGTTGTTACAAAAGAGATGATGGAGAAAGTGCAGAAACAGCGAAAGGGTCGCGCACTTTTTCTTGTTGATATAGCAGTACCACGTGATATGGACCCTGCTATTTCTGATCTTGAAAATGTATTTTTATATGATATTGATAATTTACAGCATATTGTTGATGACAACCTTGAGACTAGAAAGCAGGCCGCTGAAAAAATTGAAATGTTAATTGAAGAAGAAATTGTTACGTTCAAGGAATGGTTAAAAACATTAGGAGTAATTCCTGTTATATCAGCATTAAGACAAAAAGCATTAACCATTCAATCAGAAACAATGCAAAGTATAGAACGTAAAATACCGAACCTTACTGATAGAGAAAGAAAGGTATTAAATAAGCATACGAAAAGTATTATTAATCAACTTTTAAAAGAACCTGTTACACAGGCGAAAGAGTTTGCAGGTAAAGACAACGCAGAAGAATCTTTACAATTATTTATAGATATATTCGGCATTGAAGACGAAGTTAAGGAAGAATTAGTTAAACAAGCAAAAAAAAATGAAACTTTAATGAAGATTGCTAAAGAAGAATCGTCTTCTTTTCCAATGATTGAAAAGATTACAACAGCCTGA